In Calditrichota bacterium, one genomic interval encodes:
- a CDS encoding citrate lyase subunit alpha (citrate-ACP transferase, the alpha subunit catalyzes the formation of (3S)-citryl-CoA from acetyl-CoA and citrate) yields the protein MKDRFVTNAARRIVPTVVNGIPQVPYRGVGGYRPTGRRVAPQIASSMDYPPDGNKVVAGGLAEALHRCGLKDGMTISTHHHFRDGDLVAGQVFDIAAGMGVRDLRWFPSASFPCHSPLIRHLESGVIHHIEGSLNGPLGDYCSSGRMRGTGVLRSHGGRWQAIQDGEVEIDIAVIAAPSADPFGNATGDRGPSACGGLGFALADANFADKVIVVTDNLVPFPCIPWQIQGNHVDYIVVQEQIGIPEKIVSGTTQITRSADRLLIAELTARFCDEAGLVRDGFSFQAGAGGTALAFGIYLADLMRRRGVRARFARGGSNRYLVEMLEEGLVDYILDGQTFDLDGVRSLRENPRHIMTSPFTSYNYHGKGNFASLVDVVVLGATEVDLGFNANVVTHSDGRLLHGIGGWQNCLFAGCTILPIPSFRDRIPVIVDRVTTLCGPGELIDVIVTERGIAINPRRQDLIDKLRGTSLPIRTLDDIKNEVEEICGKPDRMEPEETIVAVVKWVDGTIIDAVRKVPGSVVEASSGADAME from the coding sequence ATGAAGGACAGGTTCGTCACCAATGCCGCCAGGCGGATCGTCCCTACAGTTGTCAACGGGATCCCGCAGGTTCCTTATCGAGGCGTAGGCGGCTATCGTCCAACCGGTCGCAGGGTGGCGCCGCAGATTGCTTCTTCTATGGACTACCCGCCGGATGGCAACAAGGTCGTAGCCGGTGGTCTCGCCGAAGCCCTACACCGCTGCGGTCTTAAGGACGGGATGACGATCTCAACCCATCATCACTTTCGCGATGGCGATCTGGTGGCGGGACAAGTCTTCGACATTGCCGCCGGGATGGGTGTTCGCGACTTACGGTGGTTCCCTTCGGCATCGTTTCCGTGCCATTCGCCGCTGATCCGGCACCTTGAATCGGGAGTTATTCACCACATCGAAGGCTCGCTCAACGGGCCGCTGGGCGATTACTGCTCGTCGGGAAGGATGCGTGGAACGGGCGTTCTTCGGAGTCATGGCGGGCGATGGCAGGCGATTCAGGACGGCGAAGTGGAGATCGACATTGCCGTCATCGCGGCGCCGTCAGCCGATCCATTCGGCAATGCAACGGGTGACCGGGGACCATCGGCATGTGGCGGGCTTGGATTTGCGCTGGCGGATGCGAACTTTGCCGACAAGGTCATCGTCGTTACCGACAACCTCGTCCCCTTTCCCTGCATCCCGTGGCAGATTCAGGGCAATCATGTCGATTATATTGTCGTTCAGGAGCAGATCGGCATCCCCGAAAAAATCGTCTCCGGCACCACCCAGATTACCCGTTCAGCCGATAGGCTGCTGATCGCGGAATTGACAGCCCGGTTCTGCGACGAAGCAGGCCTCGTCCGCGACGGTTTCTCGTTTCAAGCCGGAGCCGGCGGGACAGCGCTCGCCTTCGGGATCTACCTCGCCGACCTTATGCGCAGGCGAGGTGTCAGAGCCCGTTTCGCGCGGGGCGGATCGAACCGCTATCTGGTCGAAATGCTCGAAGAAGGTCTGGTGGATTACATCCTCGACGGACAGACCTTCGACCTGGACGGCGTCCGGTCGCTCCGCGAAAACCCCCGCCATATCATGACCTCGCCCTTCACTTCCTACAACTACCACGGCAAGGGCAACTTTGCATCGCTTGTCGATGTCGTCGTTCTGGGGGCAACCGAAGTCGATCTCGGCTTCAACGCGAATGTCGTAACCCACTCCGACGGGCGGCTCCTGCACGGCATAGGTGGCTGGCAGAACTGTCTCTTTGCCGGCTGCACTATCTTGCCGATACCGTCCTTTCGGGACCGGATACCGGTCATCGTCGATCGCGTAACAACCCTCTGCGGTCCGGGGGAACTGATCGACGTGATCGTCACCGAGCGCGGCATCGCCATCAATCCCCGACGACAAGACTTGATCGACAAACTGCGGGGGACGTCGCTGCCGATCCGGACACTGGACGATATCAAGAATGAAGTGGAGGAGATTTGCGGGAAGCCGGACCGAATGGAACCTGAGGAGACGATCGTCGCGGTAGTGAAGTGGGTCGATGGGACGATTATCGACGCGGTGCGGAAGGTGCCGGGCAGCGTTGTTGAGGCGTCTTCCGGTGCGGATGCTATGGAATGA
- a CDS encoding glycosyltransferase family 4 protein encodes MKILIPTAWYPSPDHPSDGLFIRKYAELSARRHNTVVLALYVERDDGNRPELHRMDEGGIVVYRHYQSRGLAPRFRFLTRLWRQYRAGLEVGAREGPFDLIHAHTYQAGLVGALLARKWCVPLAITEHWSGFGSGELTSAERLKARLAFHHADACIVVSEHLRRDIRDSGIASDFMVIPNPVDTDLFRPADFKPNLGGRNSLRLLAVGSLIPRKEYPTLFEAMNRVRDHGIELCLELVGDGPLREILSKLVGRLSLGDAVRFHGFLPPLEIARLTREVDFFVHPARHETFCIATAEALAVGLPVIASDLPAIRDYMDESCGIFVPPGDAAALADAIERMVRSIDEYDPHALAERIRLRFSPEVIADRLEEVYGRLLHQSI; translated from the coding sequence ATGAAGATCCTCATCCCCACGGCCTGGTATCCCTCACCAGATCATCCCTCCGACGGGTTGTTCATTCGCAAATATGCGGAGTTATCGGCTCGAAGACACAATACGGTCGTGCTGGCGCTATATGTCGAGCGTGACGATGGAAACCGTCCTGAACTGCATAGGATGGACGAAGGCGGCATCGTCGTCTATCGCCACTATCAGTCGCGCGGTCTGGCTCCGCGCTTCAGGTTTCTAACCCGGCTCTGGAGGCAATACCGGGCCGGGCTTGAGGTCGGAGCACGGGAAGGACCTTTCGACCTGATACACGCACACACTTATCAGGCCGGGCTGGTCGGCGCGCTATTGGCTCGCAAGTGGTGTGTGCCGCTGGCGATCACCGAGCATTGGAGCGGCTTTGGCAGTGGAGAGTTGACCTCGGCCGAGCGTTTAAAGGCGCGCCTCGCATTCCACCATGCCGACGCTTGCATCGTCGTTTCGGAGCATCTTCGAAGAGACATCCGGGATAGCGGCATAGCGAGCGACTTTATGGTGATACCCAATCCCGTCGATACCGATCTCTTTCGGCCTGCCGATTTCAAGCCTAATTTAGGTGGTCGTAACTCTCTGCGGCTGCTTGCGGTCGGATCCCTCATTCCACGCAAGGAGTATCCGACCCTGTTCGAGGCGATGAACAGGGTGCGCGATCATGGCATCGAACTTTGTCTCGAACTGGTCGGTGACGGGCCGCTGCGAGAGATTTTATCCAAACTGGTTGGTAGATTGAGCCTCGGGGATGCGGTGCGGTTCCACGGCTTTCTCCCTCCCCTGGAAATCGCCCGTCTGACGCGTGAGGTTGACTTCTTCGTACACCCCGCGCGTCACGAGACCTTTTGCATCGCCACCGCTGAGGCGCTGGCTGTGGGTCTGCCGGTGATCGCTTCGGACCTGCCGGCGATCCGGGACTATATGGACGAGTCGTGCGGCATCTTCGTGCCGCCGGGTGATGCAGCAGCGCTCGCCGACGCCATCGAAAGGATGGTCCGCAGTATCGACGAGTATGATCCCCACGCCTTGGCCGAACGTATTCGGTTGAGGTTCTCGCCGGAGGTCATCGCCGACCGGCTGGAAGAGGTCTATGGCCGGCTGCTTCATCAATCTATCTGA
- a CDS encoding citrate lyase ACP: MTANVGRSGPDVRSDCRVELELRTSGGVEFHLVSKVAALYGRDIERQCRSMLAEWGVLHCRLSLYDAGALSFIIAARLECALRRSGLTPGPSTAPLRPTADYPSHRDRLRRSRLYLPGNEPKFFLNAGLHRPDVVILDLEDSVSPSEKDAARILVRNALLTVNFYGAERSVRINQGERGFDDLREMVPTRPHSILIPKVETAEQVEAVDRCIREIRSSSDKLASDNDDAKRDIFLVPIIESARGGLNAASIATASPHIVSLAIGLEDYTADIGARRSKDDRESDWLRSQVLNAARAAGIEPSDSVFSDIADDAGLFASAREARDRGFDGKGCIHPRQIGIIHRAFAPEPREVEQAQRIVEAFAAANRQGLGVVALGSKMIDPPVVKRAERILKIAEGGC, translated from the coding sequence ATGACGGCAAATGTCGGACGGAGCGGGCCGGACGTCCGCTCGGACTGCCGGGTAGAATTAGAACTCCGCACCTCGGGCGGCGTCGAATTCCACCTCGTTAGCAAGGTCGCGGCACTTTACGGCCGCGACATTGAGCGCCAATGCCGCAGCATGTTGGCTGAATGGGGCGTCTTGCACTGTCGGCTGAGCCTTTACGACGCCGGTGCGCTCTCTTTCATCATCGCCGCCCGGCTCGAATGCGCTCTCCGGCGATCCGGGCTGACACCCGGACCTTCTACTGCACCTCTACGACCGACGGCTGACTATCCTTCACATCGGGACCGTCTCCGCCGCAGTAGGCTCTATCTCCCCGGCAACGAGCCTAAGTTCTTCCTTAACGCCGGTCTGCACCGGCCCGATGTCGTCATCCTTGACCTTGAGGACTCTGTCTCCCCTTCAGAGAAGGATGCTGCTCGCATTCTTGTCCGCAACGCGCTGTTGACCGTCAACTTTTACGGCGCCGAACGTTCCGTCAGGATCAACCAGGGCGAACGCGGATTCGATGATCTGCGCGAGATGGTCCCAACTCGACCGCACTCCATCCTAATCCCCAAGGTCGAAACCGCAGAGCAGGTCGAGGCGGTCGATCGCTGCATCAGGGAGATCCGTTCAAGTAGCGACAAACTCGCGAGCGATAATGACGATGCAAAGCGGGATATTTTTCTCGTCCCGATCATCGAATCGGCAAGGGGCGGGTTGAACGCCGCCTCCATAGCAACGGCATCGCCTCACATCGTAAGCCTCGCGATCGGGCTTGAGGACTACACTGCCGACATCGGCGCCCGGCGGTCGAAGGATGACCGCGAATCGGACTGGCTCAGGTCGCAGGTGCTGAACGCAGCACGCGCTGCAGGAATCGAGCCGAGCGATTCGGTATTCTCCGACATCGCCGATGATGCCGGACTCTTCGCATCGGCACGGGAGGCGCGCGACCGCGGTTTCGATGGCAAAGGCTGCATCCATCCGCGCCAGATCGGGATCATTCACCGTGCCTTTGCCCCCGAACCTCGTGAGGTCGAGCAGGCACAACGGATTGTGGAAGCCTTCGCAGCCGCCAACCGGCAGGGACTCGGGGTGGTCGCACTCGGATCGAAGATGATCGATCCGCCGGTGGTGAAACGCGCCGAACGGATTCTGAAGATAGCCGAAGGCGGATGTTAG
- a CDS encoding ABC transporter permease, whose translation MTARHFLRATKVSARLGWDIEGNWTHPAVYLLVALAAPVSSLLMLIYMYRVVLGGSGDPPFLAFLISGSAAFMFVRLFLAGAGMVVVEDREHYRIFRYLYIAPASFPVQVMGRVLPKVAISVVGAALAFLAGRYLLGLTFRPDGIAWPIVVGSWLLAVIGMGAMGWMLASAMLLIDRMGWVLAEGIAGLLFLLAGAVIPLSVIPPSLAAIGQLLPVTYWIDLWRIAFYGGAVRLALPETPMAHLWQGLALTSVAWLVIALVWYRIADRLARRWGRIERETFY comes from the coding sequence ATGACTGCTCGACACTTTCTTCGTGCGACAAAGGTCTCGGCTCGGCTCGGATGGGACATCGAAGGCAACTGGACTCACCCGGCGGTCTATCTCCTGGTGGCGCTCGCCGCTCCGGTCTCGAGCCTCTTGATGCTGATCTATATGTATCGAGTAGTGTTGGGCGGAAGCGGCGACCCGCCCTTTCTCGCTTTCCTCATCAGCGGCTCGGCCGCCTTTATGTTCGTCCGACTATTCCTTGCCGGAGCCGGAATGGTGGTGGTTGAAGACCGCGAACATTACCGCATCTTCCGATACCTTTACATTGCGCCAGCCTCGTTCCCGGTGCAGGTAATGGGACGGGTCCTTCCCAAAGTTGCGATCTCCGTTGTGGGTGCGGCACTCGCCTTTCTGGCGGGAAGATACTTGCTCGGTCTGACCTTCAGGCCCGACGGGATCGCCTGGCCGATCGTCGTCGGGAGTTGGCTTCTTGCCGTCATTGGCATGGGTGCTATGGGCTGGATGCTCGCCAGCGCAATGTTGCTCATCGACCGGATGGGGTGGGTGCTTGCGGAGGGTATCGCGGGGCTGCTCTTTCTACTCGCTGGAGCCGTCATTCCGCTGTCGGTGATCCCGCCCTCCCTTGCCGCCATTGGGCAGTTACTGCCGGTTACCTACTGGATCGACCTTTGGCGGATTGCGTTCTATGGCGGCGCCGTTCGACTCGCTCTGCCTGAGACACCAATGGCACACCTTTGGCAGGGCTTGGCTCTGACGAGCGTAGCCTGGCTGGTCATAGCTCTCGTCTGGTATCGGATTGCCGACCGCCTGGCGCGCCGCTGGGGGCGAATAGAGAGAGAGACGTTCTACTGA
- a CDS encoding DNA primase, whose product MPAFDDNDLDRIRQAISIADLIGGYVQLKQRGTGDFWGRCPFHGEKTASFHVRADRGMFHCFGCGKGGNVFTFLMEIEHLSFGEAVRLLSDRAGISLRSQSGASGARQRDEKEQMAAVNAFAVKWFHERLITGTPSASARRALEYLTGRGLGRETIVRFKIGWAEPEWDAFSRAANKTGYRDDLLVASGLAYRRRDGSGVVDRFRARIIFPIHSITDRAVAFGARRVEGITPDDDEAKYLNSPETPLYHKGEHLYGLDIARDAIKSAGNVFIVEGYLDLLALVRGGFPNAVASLGTALTRRQAQLLERYASRAVVVYDGDDAGIAAAARAGDLLTESGIEAHIVRLPEGEDPDSILRSNGPEALGEALARPLSLVNFRLEAAGFHRSLPPSVQIRAVRDILGAVAGVVDPVRRDLLLGELQQATGLTRNTLDRALSDIPKPDAPSPDGTAATPAPDFGPEFTGERDLIVSLLRHPEFLNVAMREVTSAHFEQTQLKALYARLESAFLRGEAIDSAALFEATADPAVKQLISRAAVEMSENAEPGSAERAVRDAAKSILRRSLRRRHNELRIAVATAERNHLPTADLMREMIALQRQMRELSAG is encoded by the coding sequence TTGCCCGCCTTCGACGACAACGACCTCGACCGCATCCGACAGGCCATCAGTATCGCCGATTTGATCGGTGGTTATGTCCAGTTGAAACAACGCGGAACGGGCGATTTCTGGGGTCGTTGCCCATTCCATGGCGAAAAGACGGCCAGTTTCCACGTTCGCGCCGACCGCGGGATGTTCCATTGCTTCGGTTGCGGCAAAGGCGGGAACGTCTTCACTTTCCTGATGGAGATCGAGCACCTCTCGTTCGGCGAAGCCGTCCGGCTGCTCTCCGACCGCGCCGGCATATCTCTAAGATCTCAATCCGGCGCCTCCGGCGCCCGGCAGCGCGATGAGAAAGAGCAAATGGCTGCGGTCAACGCCTTTGCCGTCAAGTGGTTCCACGAGCGCCTCATAACCGGGACGCCGTCGGCGAGTGCGCGGCGGGCGCTTGAGTATCTAACCGGTCGTGGCTTGGGCCGGGAGACCATTGTTCGTTTCAAGATCGGCTGGGCTGAGCCGGAATGGGATGCCTTCAGCCGGGCTGCCAACAAGACCGGCTATCGCGACGATCTATTGGTGGCGAGCGGGCTGGCTTATCGCCGACGCGACGGCAGCGGGGTCGTAGATCGCTTCCGGGCGCGGATCATCTTTCCGATCCACTCCATCACAGACCGCGCCGTCGCCTTTGGTGCCCGCCGGGTCGAAGGCATTACTCCCGATGACGACGAAGCGAAGTATCTTAACAGCCCCGAGACGCCCCTCTATCACAAGGGCGAGCATCTCTACGGACTCGATATCGCGCGGGATGCAATCAAATCGGCCGGTAATGTCTTCATTGTCGAAGGATACCTCGACCTCTTGGCACTCGTCAGGGGCGGCTTTCCCAATGCTGTAGCCAGTCTCGGGACGGCGCTTACCCGGCGTCAGGCACAATTGCTCGAACGCTATGCCAGTCGCGCGGTCGTCGTCTATGACGGCGATGACGCCGGAATCGCGGCGGCAGCACGAGCCGGAGATCTCCTTACCGAATCGGGGATCGAAGCGCATATCGTCCGGCTGCCGGAAGGCGAAGACCCCGATTCGATCCTGCGAAGCAATGGACCGGAAGCGCTTGGCGAGGCGCTCGCCCGTCCCCTATCTTTGGTGAATTTCCGGCTCGAAGCGGCGGGCTTTCACCGGTCTCTACCCCCCAGTGTGCAAATCCGCGCAGTGCGGGACATTTTGGGTGCCGTCGCCGGGGTCGTCGATCCGGTTCGCCGCGATTTGCTATTGGGCGAGTTACAGCAAGCCACCGGCCTGACGCGCAACACTCTCGACCGTGCATTGAGCGACATCCCCAAGCCGGATGCTCCTTCTCCAGACGGAACAGCCGCGACTCCGGCGCCCGACTTCGGGCCTGAGTTTACCGGCGAACGCGATCTCATCGTCTCGCTCTTACGACATCCCGAATTCTTAAACGTCGCAATGCGAGAAGTTACATCGGCACACTTCGAGCAAACTCAACTGAAGGCTCTCTATGCGCGACTTGAGAGTGCATTCCTGCGCGGCGAAGCGATCGATTCGGCGGCGCTTTTCGAAGCGACCGCTGATCCGGCGGTGAAGCAGTTGATATCGCGTGCGGCGGTCGAAATGTCGGAGAACGCTGAGCCGGGATCGGCCGAACGCGCCGTCCGCGATGCCGCCAAGTCGATCCTCCGAAGGTCGCTGCGGCGCCGCCACAATGAACTGCGGATTGCCGTCGCAACAGCCGAGCGCAATCACCTCCCGACGGCCGACCTGATGCGTGAAATGATCGCGCTCCAGCGTCAAATGCGCGAACTATCAGCCGGATGA